The following coding sequences are from one Pasteurellaceae bacterium RH1A window:
- a CDS encoding tubulin-binding protein, with amino-acid sequence MTETTPVTDQESTTTSTPRPTKKKSKLRWLGYFLLVLLILTLAPIIFLATGYGQRTALGWADKWVDGLAIGQIEGSLQEGLSLKNTQFVTEGVNVNVAEADLHIGFACLLDKQACVENLALKNPKIIIDTSKLPPSQAKENSEPLGEINLPIGVALKNLSVDNLQLQVDQMDLSLAHFRSGVSGQGKLITLAPTEVQGLTLSLAPSQTAEEAVQQAAEKAQKLANPPKREPIDWAAIKAQLAQPLLKPLEPIVLPLDFAIPQFSAKDINIEQKTRDEKGDLIAPTSLVKVASADLVAHSNAQEIKLDTLEVKSDRGNLSGQGLLNLSGTYPLAFEIKADSPAFPEQKIPASQADLKLSGELFGSTQLTLASQGAVKADLKGQVQLSQPKTPFTLELTSQELAYPFMPEKGQDRLKLSNLDLNLSGNLLNYQLKGGVKAAGMGLPPSSLSIKGQGEITHFQIEDLTLKALDGQGQLAGQVDWTDGVEWQSEVKLDSLNTKAILPDWAATLSGKLATQGFAGRGDQGEAWSVEVGQMDLKGTLMQKALQLQGQLTANHQTLLNVPGATLIYGENRIGLKGILGDKSDFQADIKAPNLAGLVPNLKASANGLIKLSGKVTEPNLDLDLTASNVSYDDLKLQNLTAKGKITTQKEILGDLEIGLKQFSLGEIKIEQANLTASGGEKNHTLKLTSKGQPVGANLQISGKFDRLQELWQGQLSNVAVQSPVGEWKNSQSVNVSYNNKQIMADISAHCWNNPKLVNICFPQAFKAGVEGKVPFEIKAFDLANLKDYLENNTQISGLVSAKGDAAWFKNKAPEVNVELNSQAIKVVQKLEGKIFPLSLTPVKIKANMANNELRLNTDIRIDNNGKIDTDVQIKDLAQTRQLSGNVNIDKLDLKLLAPLLTPGDRVNGFLNARLRLGGNATAPLLLGNLSLSQLSAHSNIMPFEVIGGGLSADFHGTSSTLTGSIKTKESELKLKGNADWKRLDAWHTQISAEANRFRVDVPNMAKVDVSPNIRVTATPKELLLEGKIDIPWARIEVEELPDSAVAVSSDEVIMDRSVTKRTAAQIAQSLPQPNTGMAVRGNVEINIGDDVRLAAYGLKTELVGKINVRQGSRGLGLYGQVNLKNGSFASFGQDLVIRKGVIYFAGLPSQPSLNIEAIRNPEAIEDPNVTAGVRVTGSADSPEVKIFSEPAMSQNEALSYIMTGRGLDSDGASSNSIAAALIGLSLSKSSKLVGGVGSAFGINDLSVTTAGIGDNTKVVVSGSLNPRFRVKYGVGIFAPLTELTLRYRLAPSLYLQWMSSVNQAVDLFYSFEFD; translated from the coding sequence ATGACAGAAACCACCCCAGTAACCGATCAAGAAAGCACAACGACAAGCACACCAAGGCCCACCAAAAAGAAAAGCAAACTGCGTTGGCTGGGCTATTTCTTGCTTGTGCTTTTAATTTTAACCCTCGCACCCATCATTTTCTTGGCCACAGGCTACGGCCAACGCACGGCCTTGGGCTGGGCAGACAAGTGGGTTGATGGCCTGGCCATTGGTCAAATTGAAGGCAGCCTGCAAGAGGGCTTGAGCCTGAAAAACACCCAATTTGTGACTGAGGGTGTGAATGTTAATGTGGCCGAAGCTGATTTGCATATCGGCTTTGCCTGCCTGCTGGACAAACAGGCCTGTGTAGAAAATCTAGCCCTGAAAAACCCCAAAATCATCATCGACACCAGCAAGCTGCCGCCCTCCCAAGCCAAGGAAAATTCCGAGCCTTTGGGTGAAATCAATCTGCCCATTGGGGTTGCCCTTAAAAACCTGTCTGTTGATAACCTCCAGCTTCAAGTCGATCAGATGGATCTAAGCCTGGCTCATTTCCGCTCGGGCGTGTCTGGCCAGGGTAAGCTCATTACCCTTGCCCCAACCGAAGTCCAGGGCCTGACCCTATCACTTGCTCCTAGCCAAACTGCCGAAGAAGCAGTCCAACAAGCGGCTGAAAAAGCCCAAAAACTTGCAAATCCACCCAAGCGGGAGCCGATTGACTGGGCGGCCATCAAGGCACAACTGGCCCAACCCCTCTTAAAGCCCCTGGAGCCTATCGTCCTGCCGCTTGATTTTGCTATTCCGCAATTCAGTGCCAAAGACATCAACATTGAACAGAAAACCCGTGATGAAAAGGGCGACTTGATTGCACCGACTAGCCTTGTCAAGGTTGCTTCAGCAGACTTGGTTGCCCATTCTAATGCCCAAGAAATCAAGCTGGACACCCTTGAGGTCAAGTCCGACCGAGGCAATCTGTCTGGCCAGGGTTTGCTAAATTTAAGCGGAACCTACCCGCTTGCCTTTGAGATCAAGGCTGATTCGCCTGCCTTCCCAGAGCAAAAAATCCCGGCCAGCCAGGCCGATTTAAAGCTGTCGGGGGAACTCTTTGGCAGTACTCAACTGACCCTGGCCAGCCAAGGGGCAGTCAAGGCCGACCTTAAAGGCCAGGTTCAGTTAAGCCAGCCTAAAACACCTTTTACGCTTGAGCTGACAAGCCAAGAACTGGCCTACCCTTTTATGCCTGAAAAGGGCCAAGACCGGCTGAAACTGAGCAATTTAGACCTAAATTTATCAGGCAACCTGCTTAACTACCAACTCAAGGGCGGCGTCAAGGCCGCAGGTATGGGCCTGCCGCCAAGTAGCCTAAGCATCAAGGGCCAGGGGGAAATCACCCACTTCCAAATTGAAGATCTGACCCTCAAGGCACTAGACGGCCAGGGCCAACTGGCAGGCCAAGTGGATTGGACAGACGGGGTTGAGTGGCAAAGCGAGGTAAAGCTCGACAGCCTCAACACCAAGGCCATCCTGCCAGACTGGGCTGCCACTCTGTCAGGCAAGCTAGCCACCCAAGGCTTTGCTGGCCGAGGCGATCAGGGCGAGGCCTGGTCGGTTGAGGTCGGCCAAATGGACTTAAAGGGCACACTCATGCAAAAAGCCTTGCAGCTGCAAGGCCAGCTGACCGCCAACCACCAAACCCTGCTCAATGTGCCAGGTGCCACCCTGATTTATGGGGAAAACCGCATTGGGCTGAAGGGTATCTTAGGCGATAAATCTGACTTTCAGGCCGACATCAAGGCGCCTAATTTGGCTGGCCTGGTGCCTAATCTGAAAGCCAGTGCCAACGGGCTTATCAAGCTCTCTGGCAAGGTGACTGAACCCAATTTAGATTTGGATCTCACCGCTAGCAATGTCAGCTATGATGATCTTAAGCTGCAAAACCTAACTGCCAAGGGCAAGATCACCACCCAAAAAGAAATCCTAGGCGATCTGGAAATTGGCCTCAAGCAATTTAGCCTGGGCGAGATCAAGATTGAACAGGCCAATCTGACGGCTTCAGGCGGCGAGAAAAACCACACCCTCAAGCTGACCTCCAAGGGCCAGCCTGTGGGGGCAAATTTGCAAATTTCTGGCAAATTTGACCGCTTGCAAGAGCTTTGGCAGGGCCAGCTCAGCAATGTGGCCGTCCAATCGCCAGTGGGCGAGTGGAAAAACAGCCAATCGGTTAATGTCAGCTATAACAACAAGCAGATTATGGCTGATATTTCTGCCCACTGCTGGAATAATCCGAAACTGGTCAATATCTGCTTCCCGCAGGCCTTTAAGGCAGGTGTGGAGGGCAAGGTTCCCTTTGAAATCAAGGCCTTTGATCTGGCCAACCTCAAGGACTATCTAGAAAATAACACCCAAATCAGTGGCCTGGTCTCTGCCAAGGGCGATGCGGCCTGGTTTAAGAACAAGGCTCCTGAAGTCAATGTGGAGCTAAATTCCCAGGCCATCAAGGTGGTTCAAAAGCTGGAGGGCAAGATCTTCCCGCTTAGCCTGACCCCAGTCAAAATCAAGGCCAATATGGCCAATAACGAGTTAAGGCTCAACACTGATATTCGCATTGACAACAATGGCAAGATTGACACCGATGTCCAAATTAAAGACCTGGCCCAAACCCGCCAACTTTCTGGCAATGTCAATATCGACAAGCTAGATTTGAAACTCTTGGCCCCTCTGCTCACCCCAGGCGACCGCGTCAATGGCTTCCTTAATGCCCGCCTGCGCTTGGGCGGCAATGCCACTGCCCCTCTACTCTTGGGCAACTTGAGTTTGAGCCAGCTTAGTGCCCATTCCAATATTATGCCCTTTGAGGTGATTGGCGGCGGGCTGAGTGCCGACTTCCACGGCACCAGCTCCACCCTGACCGGCAGCATCAAGACCAAGGAAAGCGAGCTGAAACTCAAGGGCAATGCCGACTGGAAACGGCTGGATGCTTGGCACACCCAAATCAGTGCCGAGGCCAACCGCTTTAGGGTAGATGTGCCTAATATGGCTAAGGTGGATGTCAGCCCCAACATTCGGGTGACGGCCACCCCTAAAGAACTGCTCTTAGAGGGCAAAATTGATATTCCATGGGCCAGAATTGAGGTGGAAGAACTGCCAGACAGCGCCGTTGCAGTCAGCAGCGATGAGGTGATTATGGACAGATCGGTCACCAAACGCACCGCCGCCCAAATTGCCCAAAGCCTGCCGCAACCTAATACCGGCATGGCCGTGCGGGGCAATGTGGAAATCAATATCGGTGATGATGTCAGACTGGCAGCCTATGGCCTTAAAACCGAGTTGGTCGGCAAGATCAACGTCCGCCAAGGCTCACGAGGCCTAGGCTTGTATGGGCAAGTGAACCTGAAAAACGGTAGCTTTGCCTCCTTCGGCCAGGATTTGGTTATCCGCAAGGGCGTGATTTACTTTGCCGGCCTGCCATCCCAGCCAAGCCTTAACATTGAGGCCATTCGTAACCCTGAAGCCATTGAAGATCCAAATGTGACCGCAGGGGTACGGGTGACTGGCTCTGCCGATTCGCCTGAGGTCAAGATCTTCTCTGAACCGGCCATGTCGCAAAATGAAGCCCTGTCCTACATTATGACAGGCCGCGGCCTAGACAGCGATGGTGCGTCCAGCAACTCCATTGCCGCCGCCCTCATTGGCCTAAGCCTGTCGAAAAGCTCCAAACTGGTGGGTGGGGTTGGTTCGGCCTTTGGTATTAACGACTTGAGCGTAACCACCGCCGGGATTGGCGATAATACCAAGGTGGTGGTCAGTGGCAGCCTTAACCCAAGATTTAGGGTAAAATATGGCGTGGGGATTTTCGCCCCGCTGACTGAATTAACCCTACGCTACCGCCTGGCTCCAAGCCTTTATTTACAATGGATGTCCAGCGTTAATCAGGCGGTGGATCTCTTCTATAGTTTTGAGTTTGACTAA
- a CDS encoding thiol reductant ABC exporter subunit CydD — MDKQRQKHLQKWLRGQQKIVKKWLMLNVLLGSISGGLMIAQMGLLATILHRMIMENQGPSQFMGLLGLLLACFAGRALLTWLRERAGFKAGQTLRLHLREQVIKKLAQVGPMTINQKPAGSWATIMLEQVENLHNFYARYLPQQFLSLIVPILILCVIFPLNWAAGIILFATLPLLPLFMALAGIKAAEANQRNIGVLSRLSGQFLDRLKGLETIRLFGQAESQTQQIYQRTEEFRQSTMDVLKMAFLSSAVLEFFTAISIAVMAVYFGFTYLGDLEFGSYGLPVSLFIGFFALMLAPEFYQPLRELGVYYHDKAAAVAAADALETFLNEDIITQNQGLQDFDPSQPLVIEAKDCVILSPQGKALTQALNFRLTNQKQVALVGQSGAGKTSLMNMLLGFLPYEGSVLVNGVELRDLNMKAWRANLAWVGQNPQLIKGSLKDNILLGNPEASQDQIAQALALSKADEFVYRLGLDHQVQDSNAGISGGQAQRIAIARALLRPYQLLLLDEPTASLDMQSEQAVLEALHNLSGGHTRLMITHRIEDLKQCDEIWVMKEGQIVQQGRFEGLEKEGFFAELLN; from the coding sequence ATGGATAAACAAAGACAAAAACACCTGCAAAAATGGCTGAGAGGCCAACAAAAAATCGTCAAAAAATGGCTCATGCTCAATGTGCTGTTGGGCAGTATCAGTGGCGGCCTGATGATTGCCCAGATGGGGCTTTTAGCCACCATCTTGCACCGTATGATCATGGAAAACCAAGGCCCCAGCCAATTTATGGGCCTGCTTGGCCTGCTCCTGGCCTGTTTTGCAGGCAGAGCGCTTCTGACCTGGCTGCGGGAACGTGCTGGCTTTAAGGCAGGCCAGACCCTGCGGCTACATCTGCGGGAGCAGGTTATCAAGAAGTTAGCCCAAGTCGGCCCTATGACCATTAACCAAAAGCCGGCCGGCTCCTGGGCCACCATTATGCTAGAACAGGTGGAAAACCTGCACAACTTCTATGCCCGCTACCTGCCACAACAGTTTCTGTCCCTGATTGTGCCGATTCTGATTCTTTGTGTCATCTTCCCGCTTAACTGGGCAGCGGGTATCATTCTCTTCGCCACCCTGCCGCTTTTGCCCCTTTTTATGGCCCTGGCAGGGATTAAGGCAGCCGAGGCCAATCAGCGTAATATCGGGGTGCTTTCCCGCCTAAGTGGCCAATTCCTAGACCGCCTCAAGGGCCTGGAAACCATCCGTCTCTTCGGCCAGGCAGAAAGCCAAACCCAGCAAATCTACCAACGCACTGAGGAATTTCGCCAAAGCACCATGGATGTGCTCAAAATGGCCTTCCTGTCCTCGGCCGTGCTGGAATTTTTCACTGCCATTTCCATTGCGGTTATGGCCGTTTATTTCGGCTTTACCTATTTGGGCGACCTGGAATTCGGCTCCTACGGCCTGCCGGTCAGCCTCTTTATCGGCTTCTTCGCCCTTATGCTGGCTCCAGAATTTTACCAGCCCCTGCGGGAACTGGGCGTTTACTACCACGACAAGGCTGCCGCCGTGGCCGCCGCTGATGCCCTAGAAACCTTCTTAAATGAAGACATCATCACCCAAAACCAGGGCTTGCAAGATTTTGACCCATCCCAACCGCTTGTGATTGAAGCCAAGGACTGTGTGATTCTCTCGCCCCAAGGCAAGGCCCTGACTCAGGCCCTTAACTTCCGCCTAACCAACCAAAAACAGGTGGCCCTGGTCGGCCAAAGCGGGGCGGGCAAGACTTCACTCATGAATATGCTTCTGGGCTTCCTGCCTTATGAAGGCAGTGTATTAGTCAATGGCGTGGAATTACGAGATCTAAATATGAAGGCCTGGCGGGCCAACTTAGCCTGGGTGGGGCAGAACCCCCAACTCATCAAGGGTAGCCTCAAGGACAATATTCTCCTGGGCAACCCAGAGGCCAGCCAAGACCAAATCGCCCAGGCCCTGGCCCTGTCTAAGGCTGATGAATTTGTCTATCGTCTAGGCCTGGATCACCAAGTGCAGGACAGCAATGCCGGCATTTCCGGCGGCCAGGCCCAGCGGATTGCTATCGCCCGTGCCCTGCTCCGCCCTTATCAACTGCTTTTACTAGACGAACCAACAGCCAGTTTAGATATGCAGTCTGAACAGGCGGTGCTGGAAGCCCTGCATAACTTAAGCGGCGGGCACACTCGGCTCATGATCACCCACCGCATTGAAGACTTGAAACAGTGCGATGAAATTTGGGTCATGAAGGAGGGGCAGATTGTCCAGCAGGGCAGGTTTGAAGGGCTGGAAAAAGAAGGATTTTTTGCGGAACTTCTAAATTAA